A segment of the Pseudobdellovibrionaceae bacterium genome:
GGAGCCATTGGCCTTGTACTCCTCTGTCTGCTCACCATAAGTTTCTTTAAACTGAGCTTCAGCCGCAAAGGACCAGCCTTGTTCATGCTCATCTTTTTGCTGACCATCAGCCTGGTGGATTTTCCGCTGCGCAACCAAGCAAACTTGGTGCTGCTGGTTCTGGCCTGCCTCAGACCTTCGAATCCTTCCGACTTGGCCGCTTAGAAAGCCGCGGCTTCGGTGGCTTGCTAGGTCATCTTTTAAAGTGATTTCAGTTAGTTATAGTCGTCGCAAATGACCTTCCTGTTGTTGGTCTATGTGGCGAATTATTGGTTTATATATGAACCAAAATAGCATATAATGGTCTATGTATAGATCAAAGGAGCTGTATGCCTAAGACCAAACCACGGACTTACTCCCGGTATACGAAGGAGGCCATGGTTCTACTTGGGAAGCTCATTCGGGCGGCCCGAAAAGAGCGAAACCTCGGTACCCAGGAAGTTGCAGATCGGGCCAGTATTTCTAGAGGACTCCTCCAGCGGATCGAGAAAGGGGATCCCAAGTGTGAACTTGGGGCCGCATTTGAAGTGGCTGCGATTGTTGGGGTCAGACTTTTTGATACTAGAAGTGACTCCCTCTCTGGAGAACTCCGGCGAGCAGATGACAGGTTGGCTCTGCTTCCTAAATCATCCCGCAAGAAAACAAAGGTCGTTCACGATGACTTCTAATTCTCCAAAAGAGGCCTACGTTTGGATATGGTTGCCGAATGAGATAGCTCCTGTAGTCTGTGGACGCTTGGAAGCGACCGCAGAGGGAGTCCTATTTAACTACGGAACAAGCTACCTGCAGCGTCTCAGCCAAAACCAAAAAGCCATGTCTATCTACGAGCCCGAACTCCCATTGAAACGAGGTCAACTGCCTCTAGTCGGTCAACTCAAAATACCGGGTTGTATTCGGGATGCCGCCCCTGACTCATGGGGTAGACGAGTTATTATAAACCGCACACTGGGTGTGGCGGGGACAGATGTCGAAACAGGGGATCTGGACGAACTCACCTATCTCCTTGAGTCGGGCTCTGACCGAATTGGAGCCCTTGATTTTCAACTGTCCCCAACGGAATATGTCCCTCGGTCGGCAAAAAATGTGAGCTTTGATGAACTCATCGCCTCTGCTGAGCGAGTAGAAAAGGGAATCCCCTTAACTGCGGAATTGGACCAGGCCCTCTTTCACGGAAGCTCCATTGGTGGAGCCCGACCAAAAGCTTTGGTGGAAATGAAGTCC
Coding sequences within it:
- a CDS encoding helix-turn-helix transcriptional regulator, which codes for MPKTKPRTYSRYTKEAMVLLGKLIRAARKERNLGTQEVADRASISRGLLQRIEKGDPKCELGAAFEVAAIVGVRLFDTRSDSLSGELRRADDRLALLPKSSRKKTKVVHDDF